One window of Bos indicus isolate NIAB-ARS_2022 breed Sahiwal x Tharparkar chromosome 18, NIAB-ARS_B.indTharparkar_mat_pri_1.0, whole genome shotgun sequence genomic DNA carries:
- the LOC109571875 gene encoding olfactory receptor 6Z7-like: MERSLESGNVTRVQEFVLLGLSTSPETREVLFAVFLPLYLLTLLENALIVFLVCSHTELHKPMYFFLGNLSCLEMCYVSVTMPSLLAGLWMGPYHVPFPACMTQLFFFIALICTECTLLASMAYDRYVAICRPLHYPLLMRPQVCLGLARTSWLGGLLVSVAKTACIASLSYCGPNVLNHFFCDVSPLLNLSCTHVALTELVDFLSAIIILWGSLLVAIASYVAIGRAVLHMPSAAARCKAFSTCASHLLVVGIFYSAALFIYARPSRIEAMDLNKMLSVVYTVATPMCNPVIYCLRNREVQAAFRRALRGS; encoded by the coding sequence ATGGAGAGGTCCCTAGAGTCGGGCAACGTGACGAGGGTCCAGGAATTCGTCTTGCTGGGCTTGTCCACGAGCCCAGAAACAAGGGAAGTCCTGTTTGCCGTCTTCCTGCCCCTCTACCTGCTGACCCTCCTGGAGAACGCCCTCATCGTCTTCCTCGTCTGCAGCCACACCGAGCTCCACaagcccatgtacttcttcctgggcAACCTCAGCTGCCTGGAGATGTGCTACGTGTCGGTGACCATGCCCAGCCTGCTCGCGGGGCTGTGGATGGGACCCTACCACGTGCCCTTCCCAGCCTGCATGACCCAACTCTTCTTCTTCATCGCTCTCATCTGCACAGAGTGCACCCTCCTGGCCtccatggcctatgaccgctacgtggccatctgcCGCCCACTGCACTACCCGCTGCTCATGCGGCCCCAGGTCTGCCTGGGCTTGGCCAGGACTTCgtggcttggtgggctgctggtCTCGGTGGCCAAGACAGCGTGCATCGCCAGCCTGTCCTACTGCGGCCCCAACGTCCtcaaccacttcttctgtgacgTCTCCCCGCTGCTCAACCTGTCCTGCACCCACGTGGCCCTGACCGAGCTGGTGGACTTCCTCTCGGCCATCATCATCCTCTGGGGCTCCCTCCTGGTGGCCATAGCCTCCTATGTGGCCATTGGCAGGGCCGTGCTCCACATGCCATCAGCAGCTGCCCGGTGcaaggccttctccacctgcgCCTCCCACCTGCTGGTGGTGGGCATCTTCTACTCGGCAGCCCTCTTCATCTACGCTCGCCCCAGCCGCATAGAGGCCATGGACCTCAACAAGATGCTGTCGGTCGTCTACACGGTGGCCACGCCCATGTGCAATCCAGTCATCTACTGCCTGCGGAACAGGGAGGTCCAGGCAGCTTTCCGTAGAGCTCTGCGTGGGTCCTGA